Proteins encoded by one window of Cloeon dipterum chromosome 2, ieCloDipt1.1, whole genome shotgun sequence:
- the LOC135936142 gene encoding uncharacterized protein LOC135936142: MSEEKGGKLSDTLLRLLRGTGRPFSVNALLKELPKDAKKASVEKVLGKLVDSECVVEKTFGKKTLYWAKQSKVDSAKLLEQRNQLSEQIILLDKQLAATEETARKLEAELKPFTSKGKQDPDQKLSGPELDEAIKEQEKRVESLTAQRDRMAAAGGPKKSSKSKAEYEKAWRQRKRIVLDIMGAVLENSETLTKKDIIEQIGLETDEDAGVALP; the protein is encoded by the exons ATGAGTGAAGAAAAAGGCGGCAAATTGTCGGACACCTTGCTCAGGTTACTGAGAGGGACCGGAAGACCTTTCAGCGTGAATGCCCTGCTAAAAGAACTACCCAAAGATGCAAAGAAGGCCAGTGTGGAAAAAGTCCTCGGGAAGCTAGTCgat tctGAATGTGTCGTGGAAAAGACGTTTGGCAAGAAGACCCTGTACTGGGCCAAGCAGTCCAAAGTGGACTCGGCCAAGCTGTTGGAGCAGAGGAACCAGCTGAGCGAGCAGATCATCCTCCTGGACAAACAGTTGGCTGCTACTGAGGAAACCGCTCGAAAGCTGGAAGCAGAGTTGAAGCCGTTCACAAGCAAGGGCAAGCAGGACCCTGACCAGAAGCTCAGCGGACCTGAACTGGACGAGGCCATCAAGGAG caagaGAAAAGGGTGGAGAGCCTGACTGCTCAGCGAGACAGAATGGCAGCTGCAGGCGGACCGAAAAAGAGCTCCAAGAGTAAGGCTGAGTACGAGAAGGCCTGGAGGCAGAGGAAGAGGATTGTACTTGACATCATGGGGGCGGTTCTGGAGAATTCAGAGACGCTGACCAAAAAGGATATCATAGAGCAAATAGGCCTGGAAACTGATGAGGACGCTGGGGTGGCTCTCCCTTAA
- the LOC135936141 gene encoding DNA-directed primase/polymerase protein-like, which produces MSTENDKIRLDRKRSASEMEKIDVAALLQGITAEDFDDDDDDDEEGQEKKYESEINVDLERCYFKYLQREAEVNTMHSALDVESRRWRFFRKQADLLDCFKEHRALNVMPFVYHDALRSTRTFVLVHPLELLYRTKDRSQNYFYEIIAEGVPSKLYLDLEFDKKANPDVDGEKMTSTAIELFVEHLNSKLNLNIDSSSVVDLDSSTDVKFSRHVIFNTFFSFKDNSVVGALVRNVTQEGQHPQLRVRKKDGGQTCIVDLCVYTKNRHFRILGSTKFCRKAPLVLSDGANKTLSLQVTSGRLRDEVLFLSSLVTGSNNPILPYNVLATVQRPKPMAAVEQAKPESFSGMPRIDAFFQHILSPVGLQKILSYPRGYVVYSSGPSGYCLNKGAAHQRHRVYWVLAKRLGVYYQKCGDKSDCGDFRSPKQLLPDHLLLEARGPLDPWELCLSGPTSNAPLQLTLPT; this is translated from the exons ATGTCCAcggaaaatgacaaaattcgTCTGGACAGAAAAAGGAGTGCGAGTGAGATGGAAAAAATCGACGTTGCTGCGCTCCTGCAAGGCATCACAGCTGAAGActttgatgatgatgatgatgatgatgaagaagGGCAGGAGAAAAAGTACGAGTCTGAAATCAACGTTGACCTGGAGCGTTGCTATTTCAAATACTTACAAAGG GAAGCAGAAGTGAACACAATGCATTCAGCTTTGGACGTGGAGAGCAGACGATGGCGCTTTTTTCGGAAGCAAGCTGACTTGCTCGACTGTTTTAAAGAGCACCGAGCCCTCAATGTCATGCCGTTTGTCTACCACGACGCACTCAGGAGCACAAGGACGTTTGTGCTAGTCCATCCATTGGAACTTCTCTATAGGACAAAGGACag AtctcaaaactatttttatgaaattattgctGAGGGCGTGCCTTCAAAACTGTACCTGGATCTTGAGTTTgataaaaag GCAAACCCAGATGTTGATGGAGAGAAAATGACCAGCACTGCTATTGAACTCTTCGTGGAGCACCTCAACTCTAAACTAAATCTGAACATTGATTCAAGCTCAGTTGTTGACCTGGACAGCTCAACTGATGTCAAATTCAGCAGACACGTCATTTTCAACacgtttttctctttcaaagaCAACAGCGTTGTCGGTGCCTTGGTACGAAACGTCACCCAAGAAGGACAGCACCCACAGCTCAGGGTGCGCAAGAAGGACGGCGGTCAAACGTGTATTGTCGACCTTTGCGTCTACACCAAGAACAGACATTTCAG gattCTGGGATCAACAAAATTCTGCCGAAAAGCGCCTTTGGTGCTTAGTGATGGTGCAAACAAAACATTGAGTCTTCAAGTAACGAGTGGCCGTTTGAGAGATGAGGTTCTGTTTTTGTCCAGCCTGGTGACTGGCTCCAACAATCCTATCTTGCCGTACAACGTGCTGGCCACGGTGCAGAGGCCAAAACCAATGGCCGCCGTTGAGCAGGCCAAGCCAGAAAGCTTTTCTGGAATGCCGCGTATTGATGCCTTCTTCCAACAT attttgtcCCCAGTTGGGCTGCAAAAGATTCTGTCCTACCCGAGGGGCTACGTTGTGTACTCCTCAGGCCCATCAGGTTACTGCCTGAACAAAGGCGCCGCCCACCAGCGGCACAGGGTCTACTGGGTTCTTGCAAAGCGTCTGGGTGTCTACTACCAGAAGTGCGGAGACAAGAGCGACTGCGGCGACTTCCGCTCTCCCAAGCAGTTGCTGCCTGATCACCTACTGCTTGAGGCGAGAGGACCGCTCGACCCGTGGGAACTCTGTCTCTCAGGGCCAACCTCCAACGCGCCACTTCAACTCACACTGCCAACGTGA